From the genome of Mustela lutreola isolate mMusLut2 chromosome 16, mMusLut2.pri, whole genome shotgun sequence, one region includes:
- the ZNF544 gene encoding LOW QUALITY PROTEIN: zinc finger protein 544 (The sequence of the model RefSeq protein was modified relative to this genomic sequence to represent the inferred CDS: substituted 2 bases at 2 genomic stop codons) — protein sequence MHAASANSHWRKPYKCHECGKSFRWNSNLIVHQRIHTGEKPYECTHCGKSFSQRSDFVAYKRTHTGEKPYECNQCGKSFIXSTQLIRHLXIHTGEKPYKCNQCDKAFSGSSHLIEHQRTHTGEKPFECNQCGKAFTGSSHLLSQQRIHSGEKPYECNNCGKSFRQRSQLVVHQRTHTGEKPYKCNHCEKAFSQKSPFIVHQRTHIGDKPYWCNMCVKAFSQRSHLIEHERTHTGEKPYECIDCGKAFNDQSTLPKHERTHTGEKPYACNHCEKAFSQRCQLTRHRRIHTGEKPYECNECGKVFSYNTSLIQHEKIHGREAE from the exons ATGCATGCA GCATCAGCGAACTCACATTGGAGAAAACCATATAAATGTCACGAATGTGGAAAATCTTTCAGGTGGAACTCTAACCTTATTGTACATcaaagaattcatactggagagaagccTTATGAGTGTACTCATTGTGGAAAGTCCTTCAGTCAAAGGTCGGACTTTGTTGCATACAAAAGgactcacactggagagaaaccctatgaatgcaACCAGTGTGGAAAGTCCTTCATTTGAAGCACTCAACTTATTAGACATCTGTgaattcacactggagagaagccaTATAAATGCAATCAGTGTGATAAAGCTTTCAGTGGGAGCTCTCACCTTATTGAGCATCAGAGAActcatactggagaaaaaccttTTGAATGTAAtcagtgtgggaaagcctttacTGGGAGCTCTCACCTTCTTTCCCAACAGAGAATTCATTctggagagaaaccatatgaatGTAATAACTGTGGGAAATCTTTTCGGCAGCGATCACAACTGGTTGTGCATCAGCGCAcccatactggagagaaaccttacaagtGCAATCATTGTGAAAAAGCTTTCAGCCAGAAGTCTCCCTTCATTGTGCATCAAAGAACACACATTGGAGACAAGCCCTATTGGTGTAACATGTGTGTTAAAGCCTTCAGTCAAAGGTCACACCTTATTGAACATGAGAGGACacatactggagaaaaaccctatgaatgtatTGACTGTGGGAAAGCCTTTAATGATCAGTCAACACTTCCGAAACATGAAAGAACACACACTGGCGAGAAACCTTATGCATGTAATCATTGTGAAAAGGCCTTTAGTCAGCGATGTCAACTTACTAGGCATcggagaattcatactggagaaaaaccctatgaatgtaacgAATGTGGGAAGGTTTTCAGTTATAATACATCCCTTATTCAACATGAAAAAATTCATGGGAGAGAAGCTGAATAA